A stretch of Leptolyngbya subtilissima AS-A7 DNA encodes these proteins:
- a CDS encoding helix-turn-helix transcriptional regulator yields MSNDVPQSKESPLKRRREELGLTQRDIGLALGKTDQTISNWETGIYEPKMTPREFKKLCKVLQWSLEDIPEDFGPPAFSKA; encoded by the coding sequence ATGAGTAATGACGTCCCACAGTCCAAAGAGTCTCCCTTGAAGCGGCGTAGGGAAGAGCTTGGGCTGACCCAGCGGGATATTGGATTAGCTCTAGGTAAGACCGATCAGACCATCAGCAACTGGGAAACCGGCATTTATGAGCCAAAAATGACTCCTCGGGAGTTCAAAAAGCTCTGCAAGGTCCTTCAGTGGTCTTTAGAAGACATACCAGAAGATTTTGGGCCACCAGCATTTAGCAAAGCGTAA